A single genomic interval of Lysobacter avium harbors:
- a CDS encoding diguanylate cyclase has translation MLFLLLPGVVLAIADESRSAPPTGTLAHVTVSRLDPEPDAAGVIGGALDAEFAPVVGGTIHEFTPRPRWWKITADRSVSAKEHPQLVLHSPGHNTVEAWLPGSSEPVTRALLGPHADQGFSSRGLVFPIPSGLPAGTPIYVHVHSPDSTPMAVSIESLRDVHRADLSHVAWRALLLGGLALMALLALGFWVGIGERGYAYLSLSMLAQVGFFATHSGDIRRVPALAAQLGDDWRLPRLFVVAVAVFSVVFLTRYMEMRDRQPKLWNMLLGCTVLFALFALGTWLSEAYWVPVVGNLILLLGAALILVAAVHGCLQRRRSGYFVLAAWLPMMVLLIVRVGETSGLWAGPPWLMHALPGALLLAGLVFMIGLSDTLQQLRRDRDRASRLASVDVLTGAMSRPAIQNRLKACVEESHRRRIPLSVVFFDIDRFKRINDEYGHGIGDSCLKIIALRTRNRLRTYDSLGRWGGDELLVVLPDTHLEEAMGVAENLRSAVNCRPLSIDGHLFDASLSLGVAELAEGESAAQLLDRVDAALYASKAAGRDRVTGRVPVVATAEPA, from the coding sequence TTGCTGTTTCTGCTCCTGCCCGGCGTCGTGCTGGCGATCGCCGACGAGTCGCGAAGCGCGCCGCCGACCGGAACGCTGGCGCACGTCACGGTATCCCGCCTGGACCCCGAACCGGACGCTGCCGGCGTCATCGGCGGCGCGCTGGATGCCGAATTTGCACCCGTTGTCGGCGGCACGATCCACGAGTTCACACCGCGGCCGCGCTGGTGGAAGATCACCGCGGACCGATCGGTAAGTGCGAAGGAGCATCCGCAACTGGTGCTGCATTCGCCCGGCCACAACACGGTTGAAGCGTGGCTGCCGGGGAGCAGCGAGCCGGTTACCCGCGCGCTTCTCGGGCCTCATGCAGACCAGGGCTTTTCCAGTCGCGGACTGGTGTTCCCGATTCCCTCCGGACTGCCTGCCGGAACCCCCATCTATGTCCACGTCCACTCGCCGGACAGCACGCCGATGGCGGTGTCGATCGAGTCCCTGCGAGACGTCCACCGTGCGGACCTGTCCCATGTGGCCTGGCGGGCCTTGCTGCTGGGCGGCCTCGCGTTGATGGCGCTGCTCGCCCTGGGCTTCTGGGTGGGAATTGGCGAGCGCGGTTACGCGTATCTGAGCCTCAGCATGCTTGCCCAGGTTGGGTTCTTTGCGACCCACAGCGGCGATATCCGCAGGGTGCCCGCGTTGGCGGCGCAATTGGGCGACGACTGGCGGCTGCCGCGTCTGTTTGTGGTTGCGGTCGCGGTTTTCAGCGTGGTTTTTCTCACCCGCTACATGGAGATGCGCGATCGCCAGCCGAAGCTGTGGAACATGCTGTTGGGCTGCACCGTCCTGTTCGCCCTGTTTGCACTGGGCACCTGGCTCAGCGAGGCTTACTGGGTGCCCGTGGTCGGCAACCTGATACTTCTGCTTGGAGCCGCGCTGATCCTGGTGGCGGCCGTGCACGGGTGCCTGCAACGCCGTCGCTCCGGCTACTTCGTGTTGGCGGCCTGGCTGCCGATGATGGTGCTGCTGATCGTCCGGGTGGGCGAGACCAGCGGCCTCTGGGCGGGCCCGCCGTGGCTGATGCATGCACTGCCGGGTGCGTTGCTGCTTGCCGGGCTGGTGTTCATGATCGGACTGAGCGATACCCTGCAGCAACTGCGCCGAGACCGTGACCGCGCCAGCCGCTTGGCGAGCGTGGATGTGCTGACCGGTGCGATGTCACGACCCGCGATCCAGAACCGCCTGAAAGCCTGCGTGGAGGAATCCCATCGCCGGCGGATCCCGTTGTCGGTGGTGTTCTTCGATATCGACCGGTTCAAGCGCATCAACGACGAGTATGGGCACGGTATCGGTGATTCATGCCTGAAAATCATCGCTCTGCGTACCCGCAACCGGCTGCGGACCTACGACAGTCTTGGTCGCTGGGGCGGAGACGAGTTGCTGGTGGTGTTGCCCGACACCCATCTGGAAGAGGCGATGGGCGTTGCGGAAAATCTCCGCTCGGCGGTCAACTGCCGGCCGCTTTCGATCGATGGCCACCTCTTCGATGCCTCGCTCAGCCTGGGTGTCGCCGAGCTCGCCG